In the Ictidomys tridecemlineatus isolate mIctTri1 chromosome 10, mIctTri1.hap1, whole genome shotgun sequence genome, TCTCCTTCACTCCATTCAGATCTCTACCCTTTCATGTTAAACAGCACTTGCCAATCCCTCTTAGTATCTTCATGTATTGTTACTGTCTGCTTTCTACAATCAGAGTATAAGCTCCATGAGGTCAAAACTTTGTTTTGTTCAATGTTATCTCCCCAGCACCTGGAACTGTGCCTGCCGCGTAGTAGACACtcgtaaatatttgttaaatgaatgttggatgaatggatggataaccACTAACACACCTCAAGAGGAACAATTGCTTGACAACACCACAGACAAAACCAAGTGGTGACCCAGGTTGGACTCTCTCCTGCAGGTCTCACTGCATTCTTACCTTTTCTTCTCAGACCCTCTGATCTATTCCCCACCAGCCTAGTTACCTCCACCCAATGGAAGGAAAAGTTAAAACAACAGACTGATGCACTATGTGTAATTTTGTTGGAAGCTAAAAAGAGAATGAAGAGCTAACTTgagtggttttttgttgtttggttggttggttagtttgatttggtttggtactggggaatgaatccaggggtgcttcgTGGTGGTGGggggtatgtgtatgtgtgcacgtgCCCTTAGCACCACAGAGATGGAAttcaagggcactctaccactgagccacatccccagccctattttatattttatttagagacagggtctcactgaattccttagcaccttgcttttgctgaggctggctttgaagtcaagatcctcttgtctcagcctcccaagtcactggaatttcaAGTgagtgctaccatgcccagctgtagtctttctttttttaatacatgtattttttttttaaaagagagaattttaatatttattttttagttatcggcagacacaacatctttgtatgtggtgctgagaatcaaacccgggccgcaagcatgtcaagcgagcgcgctactgcttgagccacatccccagccccttaatacatgtatttttaagaaGTGTTGAGTAAGTTTACTTCTGAAGCATGTATAATCAACTGATTCAATTTCATAAGTTTCACAATGATCACTGCTTAGGAGTTACATAATTATTTGACCAATGTTGCAAAAGCATTTGGAATAACAAAAAGGCAAAGGAGCACTTTTATGTGAGATAGCAATGCAAACTATCAAAGGTTAACATTAAACTGTTTCTTATCTTTCTATTGTAGCCTTCAAATTCAATGCTCCTTAGAAGCTGCCTACATTTTTCCTGACCTTATTTTTTCTAAAGAGAAGTTAGGCATATTTACTTTTCTATGAAAACTCAGTTGGTCTAGATCTCCTAAGTTTTTCACTGGAGAGGAGAATGAGATTAACTCTCTTTTAACTTCTCCTTGCCTAGAAGATCCCTCTCCCTAGGGATTTTTTCTGGTGGCTTCCTTTGAAGGTAGTTGGTCCTTCATTCAGACTCCTAAGTGGGGAAATTGCCTAACTCCCTTGTAAGTCATCTTCATCATCAGAAAGTATCTCCTGGTACCACACTAGGCTTTACCAGATACAAGTCTCTACCTGCCTTCTAGGGGCTTAAATTTCAGATGAAGGTACGGAGATATACTAAAAGAGCCAGATCAGTAAACTAGAGAGGCAGCAGAAGGGACAGCATATGTAACTTGCTGGGGTATTCACTCAAAAAATTATTTAGGTGCTAATGTGTTAGGCACCATGTTGAGTCACAGGGGATaaagagataaacaaaatgtaaggAATTAGTCTTTTAAAGCGTGAGAAAGTGAGGCGTGTGGAAAACACAGAAGGGCCAGTGCGGCTGAAGCATGAGAACCAAAACTTGGAAAAGTTGAGGCCCGGCAGGGCTGACAAGCAGGGGCCAGATCACGCAGGGCCTTGCAGAGTGTGGTCCGAAATCCGGATTTCGTTCTACAACAGCCTTCAGAACGGGGCATCCTTACCCCAATTTTACTCATGAGGAAGATCAGGTTGGGGGCGCAGACGAGAGGCAGAGCGGCGTCACCGAAAATCGGCTCGAAAACCAGTCGAACTCCGGGACCTAGAAGCCGCTCGCGGCTGGCGCGGGCAGGGACTGGCCCCGCGCGCCACGCGGACACTGGGCATGCGCGGCTCGCCGACGGAAGCCGGGAAGGAAGGGGGCGGGGCCGACGCTGGCGGGCGCGGGGAAAATGGCGGCGGCGAACGGGACCGGAGGAAGCAGCGGGATGGAGGTGGATGCAGCAGGTAACGGGCGGTGCGGGCGGCTTCTGGAGATACCTTTCCGGGGTGCGTTAAGGCCGTCCTCGACTCCTGGGAGAAGCGACGTCTCTCCCCGGGTAACTTGCGGGAAGGATGTACGGCCCGGGCTCTGCCGTTCCCCACTCCCATCTCCAGGGAAGAACGTGGGGCGCGGACTCTCaccctttctccttttcctccgcCTTTAGTAGTCCCCAGTGTGATGGCCTCCGGAGTGACTGGGAGTGTTTCAGTCGCTCTTCATCCCCTTGTCATTCTCAACATCTCAGACCACTGGATCCGCATGCGCTCCCAGGAGGGGCGACCTGTGCAGGGTGAGTGTTCTGCATAACACCCAATCCAGCTCCTTGGTCTCCTCCTTCACTCCTTCCCCCCTTCTTTTACTGAAGCGAATCCCCCCCACCCCTAAATCACTGTTTCTCCAATATTTGGTTCACACTGGACCTCAGACCCTCAGGTGATTAGGGAAAATATTAAGATTCCTTACCCTCATCTCCTACATGTTGTTCTCTCCCTAGTGATTGGGGCTCTGATCGGGAAGCAGGAGGGCCGAAATATTGAAGTGATGAACTCCTTTGAGCTGCTGTCCCACACCGTGGAAGAGAAGATTATCATTGACAAGGAATATTATTACACCAAGGAGGAGCAGTGTGAGAGGGGAACAGAAGTGGGGAAGAGGGTgggagtttaaaaaagaaaagcttaagGTGGACAATATCAAGAGGGCTGGGAAGGAATAAACAGGAGAGAAGATTTAGAACAGGAGGGAAGATTAAGGGAGAGTAGCTCTCAGAAAAAGAACACATTCAGGTATCCCCcacaagaaaagtgaaaaatgaaagaagcctgGGTAGAAAAGAATAATTGTTCTAAACCTAGCCACGAattgaggagggagggagaaattgTGGAAATAAATCAGGAGCTCAAACTAAGGAAGGATGGTTTAAGGGAATACTGTGTgctctggccccttcctctccagTTAAACAGGTATTCAAGGAGCTGGAGTTTCTGGGTTGGTATACCACAGGGGGGCCGCCTGACCCCTCCGACATCCACGTCCATAAGCAGGTATACACACTCACATGTGCATGCTTGGGCAGAGAATAGAGGatgaggggaagaagaaagatgaGGTGTTGACTTCCCTGTGCATGACTCTCTTCTAGGTGTGCGAGATAATTGAGAGCCCCCTCTTTCTTAAGTTGAACCCTATGACCAAGCACACAGATGTGAGTATTATTGACCCCAGGCTTGCTTGTCATTCTTGTCTATTGTTCTTATTTTGTATCCTCATCCCATGTTATGTTTTACTGTGACATCTCTTCTCTATTGGAGAATGTCAGAGTTGAATCTCCATGCTGTCACCTATAAGCTGTGACTTTGGGCTAGTCACTTAAGCTCTGAGAGGCATTTTCATGTCAGATTGGGATTATCCCTATCTCACGAAGTTATTGGGGAAATTTGGTAAGAAAATGTGTGAAAGAATCCAGTTCAACTTTTGGCACATAGTGAGATTCAGGAGCTAATAGCTGTTCTTCATTTGTCATTTACAGCTTCCCGTCAGCGTTTTTGAGTCTGTCATTGATATAATCAATGGAGAGGTAATACCTGACCCTTCAACCTTCAAATCCTGCTTTTGTCCTATTTCCTGCTTTTGACTCTCTGTGGGATGTTCTGCCCTGTAGGCCACAATGCTGTTTGCTGAGCTGACCTATACTTTGGCCACAGAGGAAGCTGAACGCATTGGTGTAGACCATGTTGCCCGAATGACAGCAACAGGCAGTGGGGAGAACTCCACTGGTAAGGGAGGTGATTTCTTTGAAGCAGGGATGCAAGGTGTGACCATATGCCTTCTAACTCTTCATCTGTCCCCCTGTAGTGGCTGAACACCTGATAGCACAGCATAGTGCTATCAAGATGCTGCACAGCCGCGTCAAGCTCATCTTGGAGTATGTCAAGGCCTCTGAAGCAGGTAGGGCAGGTGCCTTCCTGGCACtcatcctttctttccctcctgagAAATTGACAGCGTCCATATCAGTGAAGCCTCTTTGTGCCCTTAGGAGAGGTCCCCTTCAACCATGAGATCCTGCGGGAGGCCTATGCTCTCTGTCACTGCCTCCCAGTGCTCAGCACAGACAAGTTCAAGACAGACTTTTATGATGTGAGTGTAAAATcccaggtggggaggtggggctTATACCTTTTTGCAGGCACATGTGAGGGACCCCCTGGGGAACTGGTTCTTTTATTCCCTCCCAGCAATGCAACGATGTGGGACTCATGGCTTACCTCGGCACAATCACCAAAACTTGCAACACCATGAACCAGTTTGTGAACAAGTTCAACGTTCTCTATGACCGACAAGGCATCGGCAGGCGAATGAGGGGGCTCTTCTTCTGAGGGTACTTGAAGAGATCATACACAGGGGTCAGACAACTGCCCCAAAGGGGCTGGGCACTACACTCCCTTCAGAAACTGCTGTCTTTAATAAAAGGAGCAGCCCCTAAGTACCCCTTCCAGTGGCTTTGTCCTCTTGTTAGGCACCACACTGGTTTCTACTTTGGGTCTCAAAGGAGGTTCTGCTTAGAGGCAATGCATTTTATTATCAGCTCTTCTTGACTCCCTTCAGTGAGTGAGTTCACTGCTACTTAAGATTCTCCTTAGTTCTGTTAGGTGGACTAGATTTATATTAAGGCTGCCTTCCACCTGAGTGGTCTCCTAGGACATCAACTTATATAGGCCAACCCTATAAACATGACAAGTGACTCCTTTCCCAAGCTAAGTTTTACTGAAAGTACTTTTCACAAAAAGGGAGGGAAggccattaaaaatatttattatggacAACTCAAAAGCTTGAATCTTCTGTGAATGATGAATTACCAGCAAGCAGTGCTTTTTCAATTTGTGTTTCATCCACATGGTGCCTCAACCCATGAGGCAGAGGGACTAGTTAGTATCCACATTGAGAAGATGAGATTCAGGAAGGGGTCCAAAGACTGGAATCAACATTATGTAATTACTTGTGCCAAGTGTTAAGTTTGTAAATGTTACCCTTAAATAGTTTTAGGTAGAGTTGAGGACTAAGGATGAATGGTAGGAACATTtcaagaaatcaaaaaaagaacTGGATCAGTAAGTCCTGTTTCCCATCATGCTACTATATTCTCAAAGTCAGACTGGCACACAACAAGAACCAGTTAAGTATTGAGAGACTAAGTAGGGGGAGAGGAATGGAGACCCAGCTCAAAGAATCTCCATATGGTAGTGAAGACACTCTTGCTGGATTCTCGTGCCTGGCAGATAGAACAGGTACCTTACATGATTTATCAGATGAATAGAACAGAACAAGCACAAATGTGAATGGGATATAAATTTCAAAACCCCACAATGTTGTGTTTTAACTGAAATTAGGCCTAAACTAAAAGGTGACAACACTTTATTagcaaaaggaataaaacaagtGCATCAATGGGAAGAAGGGGTCTCCTTCCCTTCCAGGGCGTCATTACATTTTCAGAAGAGCAAGCAGGTCAGCATAATCCTGGGTGGGGCCCAATGTCTCAGGCAGATAGCAGTTAAACAAAGGTGATCTTTGTCCGGGAGGTATTGACCTGCCAGACATTCAACTCCTCATACTCATCCAGAGCCGCCTGGAATTGGGCAGGTGTGAAACCACGTGATATGCAGCGCTGCTCTGCCTCGGAAAACCGGACACTTCGGCCCCCTGAGACCAATTCACGGATAGTGGCAAATATCACATCTGCTGGCCTCTGGGTCCTGAAGGAAATGTGGGTGTGAAGAATTAGAGTACAAACCAGAATGCTGGACAGCAACAGACATGGTGGCCAGTGAATTCCGAGGCCAATTTTGTGCACTTGTGGATACAGAAACCACAAAGATAAAGTGACCTGCTCAAGAAAGCCACAGTAACCCAATTCTATCCTTCATGAAGCCACTCACCTAGTTGTTTGCCCCTTGTCGCCTAGAAGTGAGTCCTTTGACATCTCCATTAGCCGTATGGCTTCATTCACATCTTCCTTCTCCACTGTGTCCACCATTCTCAGGCGTGCCtaaggggagggcaggagagagagagatggggacaggaggaggggaaTGGAACGAAATTAGGGACAGCCTCCTTGTTCCATCTTTAAGGCAGGGCAAGCCATGCATTGCCTACTTAATAGAACAAGGATGGGGACCCCTGCCTGCCCTCCACATCCGCAGTGTTGGGCCGGCACTGTCAGACCGAGACAAGTGCAATGCCCAGGGCAACGTCCAGCAATTGCCCAAGTCTCCGCCTCTCAACACTGGCCAGTCCCGGTGTTCAGCTGTCCTGTGAGGGAGACCAGACCCTTCTGAACTCCACTGGGCTCCCCACCATGACAGATGGAGCCTTGGGAGCTCAGCCAAGGAGGCGATTGGCAGAGGGGTGTG is a window encoding:
- the Cops6 gene encoding COP9 signalosome complex subunit 6, which produces MAAANGTGGSSGMEVDAAVVPSVMASGVTGSVSVALHPLVILNISDHWIRMRSQEGRPVQVIGALIGKQEGRNIEVMNSFELLSHTVEEKIIIDKEYYYTKEEQFKQVFKELEFLGWYTTGGPPDPSDIHVHKQVCEIIESPLFLKLNPMTKHTDLPVSVFESVIDIINGEATMLFAELTYTLATEEAERIGVDHVARMTATGSGENSTVAEHLIAQHSAIKMLHSRVKLILEYVKASEAGEVPFNHEILREAYALCHCLPVLSTDKFKTDFYDQCNDVGLMAYLGTITKTCNTMNQFVNKFNVLYDRQGIGRRMRGLFF